A genomic segment from Triticum dicoccoides isolate Atlit2015 ecotype Zavitan chromosome 1A, WEW_v2.0, whole genome shotgun sequence encodes:
- the LOC119289345 gene encoding protein ANTHESIS POMOTING FACTOR 1-like: MAVTLSQLDDGIVRSMVIGAVFTDYAGKISCLDFHRKEDLLVTSSEDDSIRLYNTTSATLSKTTYHKKHGADRVCFTHHPSSILCSSRYNVESGESLRYLSLYDNRCLRYFKGHKDRVVSLCMSPVNDSFMSGSLDHSVRIWDLRVNACQGILRLRGRPSVAYDQQGLVFAVAMEGGAIKLFDSRSYDKGPFDTFLVGGDTAEVSDIKFSNDGKSVLLTTTNNHIYVLDAYGGEKKCGFSLEPSRNIATEAAFTPDGQYVISGSGDGTLHAWNINTVQEIACWNSHIGPITALKWAPRRAMFATASTALTFWIPNESSSS, encoded by the exons atgGCGGTCACGCTGTCGCAGCTGGACGACGGCATCGTCCGCAGCATGGTCATCGGCGCGGTCTTCACCGACTAC GCCGGGAAGATAAGCTGCCTCGACTTCCACCGCAAGGAGgacctcctcgtcacctccagcgaGGACGACTCCATTCGCCTCTACAACACCACCAGCGCCAC GTTGTCGAAGACAACTTATCATAAAAAACATGGTGCTGACCGTGTCTGTTTTACTCATCATCCGAGTTCCATATTATGTTCATCAAGATACAATGTGGAGTCAGGAGAATCACTTCGTTACCTGTCATTGTATGACAACCGTTGCTTGAGATATTTCAAAGGACACAAAGACAG gGTTGTTTCACTATGTATGTCACCTGTCAATGATAGCTTTATGTCGGGGTCACTTGATCACAGTGTCAGAATATGGGATCTTCGTGTAAATGCTTGTCAG GGTATACTACGTCTGCGTGGTAGGCCTTCTGTTGCATATGATCAGCAGGGACTTGTTTTTGCTGTAGCAATGGAGGGAGGTGCTATTAAGCTGTTCGATTCTCGGTCATATGACAAG GGTCCATTTGACACTTTCTTGGTTGGTGGAGATACGGCTGAAGTGTCTGACATTAAATTCAGCAATGATGGCAAGTCTGTGCTTTTGACTACAACTAACAACCATATATATGTTCTGGATGCATATGGAGGGGAGAAG AAGTGTGGCTTCAGCTTGGAGCCATCTCGCAACATTGCAACTGAAGCTGCTTTCACTCCAGATGGTCAATATGTAATTTCAG GATCTGGTGATGGTACCTTGCATGCTTGGAACATCAATACAGTACAGGAG ATTGCCTGTTGGAACAGTCATATTGGTCCTATCACTGCTTTGAAATGGGCCCCTCGTCGAGCTATGTTCGCAACTGCATCAACCGCACTAACTTTCTGGATTCCCAACGAATCCAGTTCGAGTTAG
- the LOC119289356 gene encoding farnesyl pyrophosphate synthase, whose translation MAAAANGGGGETKAAFARIYDALKAELLRDPAFEYTESSHQWIDRMLDYNVLGGKCNRGLSVVDSYKLLKGVDVLTEEEMFLASTLGWCIEWLQAFFLVLDDIMDDSHTRRGQPCWFRVPQVGFIAVNDGILLRNHISRMLRLHFKKKPYYADLLDLFNEVEFKTASGQMLDLITTHEGEKDLTKYNIGVHRRIVQFKTAYYSFYLPVACALLLSGESLENYGAVENILVEMGTYFQVQDDYLDCYGDPEFIGKIGTDIEDYKCSWLVVQALEHADESQKSILFENYGKKDPACVAKVKDLYKELNLEAVFHEYESESYKKLIADIEAQPSVPVQKVLKSFLHKIYMRQK comes from the exons atggcggcggcggcgaacggcgggGGCGGGGAGACCAAGGCGGCGTTCGCGCGGATCTACGACGCGCTCAAGGCGGAGCTGCTCCGGGACCCCGCCTTCGAGTACACGGAGTCGTCGCACCAGTGGATCGACCGC ATGCTGGACTACAATGTACTGGGAG GAAAGTGCAACCGTGGGCTCTCTGTGGTCGATAGCTATAAGCTGTTGAAAGGCGTCGATGTTCTTACCGAGGAGGAGATGTTTCTTGCCTCCACTCTCGGTTGGTGCATTGAATGG CTTCAAGCCTTCTTTCTTGTGCTCGATGATATCATGGACGACTCCCACACTCGACGTGGGCAGCCTTGTTGGTTTAGGGTGCCTCAG GTTGGCTTCATTGCTGTAAATGATGGGATTCTCCTTCGCAACCATATTTCGAGAATGCTTCGGCTCCACTTTAAGAAGAAGCCTTACTATGCCGATCTCCTTGATTTATTCAACGAG GTTGAGTTCAAGACAGCTTCTGGTCAAATGCTGGACCTTATTACAACCCACGAGGGAGAAAAAGATCTAACGAAATATAACATTGGGGT CCACCGCCGAATTGTTCAATTCAAGACAGCCTACTATTCATTTTATCTGCCG GTTGCATGTGCGCTACTACTCTCTGGTGAGAGTTTGGAGAACTACGGTGCTGTAGAGAACATACTTGTTGAGATGGGAACTTACTTCCAAGTTCAG GATGATTATCTGGACTGTTATGGTGATCCTGAATTTATTGGCAAG ATCGGCACCGACATTGAAGATTACAAGTGCTCCTGGCTAGTTGTCCAAGCTCTTGAGCATGCTGATGAGAGCCAAAAGAGCATTCTATTT GAAAACTATGGAAAGAAAGATCCAGCATGTGTGGCAAAAGTGAAGGATCTCTACAAAGAACTTAACCTTGAG GCGGTATTTCATGAGTACGAGAGCGAGAGCTACAAGAAGCTGATTGCTGATATCGAAGCCCAGCCGAGCGTTCCTGTTCAGAAGGTTCTGAAGTCCTTCTTGCACAAGATCTACATGAGGCAGAAGTAG